From Brucella pseudogrignonensis, a single genomic window includes:
- a CDS encoding glycoside hydrolase family 10 protein produces MPLDCDTFHASWVATVLNLDWPSRDSTQIENVSERVKLQKQELVRMFDEATEHGINAVIFQVSPAADAFYKSDYLPWSSYLTGTLGKDPGFDPLRFAIAEAHKRGIELHAWLNPYRVSMDVRPATRKELKSSSNDSPPSVYKTNPEWVGISADRYVLDPGIPAVRQWVSNITAEVVQKYDVDGIQFDDYFYYETQGSPLKDDKTYKRFGTKFASKYDWRRYNTYTLVQEISDRIKAIKPHVRFGISPGGVWRNQADDPRGSATRAGKTNYDGDFADTRAWVKDGLIDYIAPQVYWSSGRKDVPYGPIVRWWADTVRGTKTDLYIGMALYRAGSSSKSEPEWVEGNGVEEIKRQLDLNNSIPEVKGSILFRQGFLSDPKLKSVSAYLKKTWGKCRPQK; encoded by the coding sequence ATGCCACTTGATTGCGATACATTTCATGCGAGCTGGGTTGCGACTGTTCTTAATCTGGATTGGCCATCCAGAGATTCGACACAGATTGAAAACGTTTCCGAGCGGGTAAAGCTTCAGAAGCAAGAACTGGTGCGCATGTTTGATGAGGCAACCGAACATGGCATTAATGCCGTGATTTTTCAGGTTTCGCCCGCTGCGGACGCCTTTTATAAATCAGATTATCTGCCGTGGTCGTCTTATCTGACAGGTACGCTTGGAAAAGATCCCGGCTTTGATCCGCTTCGTTTTGCAATTGCCGAAGCCCATAAGCGCGGTATCGAGCTTCACGCATGGCTTAATCCTTACCGCGTTTCGATGGATGTGCGGCCTGCTACACGAAAAGAGCTGAAGAGTTCTTCGAATGATTCCCCGCCGAGCGTCTATAAGACCAATCCGGAATGGGTGGGTATTTCAGCGGATCGTTATGTCCTTGATCCGGGCATTCCAGCTGTGCGCCAATGGGTGAGCAATATCACTGCCGAAGTCGTTCAGAAATACGATGTCGATGGTATCCAGTTCGACGATTATTTCTATTATGAAACCCAAGGCTCGCCGCTCAAGGATGATAAAACTTATAAGCGTTTTGGGACGAAGTTCGCCAGTAAGTATGACTGGCGACGTTATAATACTTATACACTGGTGCAGGAAATCTCGGATCGGATCAAGGCGATCAAACCGCATGTTCGCTTCGGCATTAGCCCGGGCGGTGTCTGGCGCAATCAGGCGGATGATCCGCGAGGTTCCGCGACGCGTGCAGGCAAAACCAATTATGATGGTGATTTTGCTGACACACGTGCTTGGGTCAAGGATGGTTTGATCGACTATATCGCGCCGCAAGTTTACTGGTCTTCTGGACGCAAAGATGTGCCCTATGGTCCGATCGTCCGCTGGTGGGCGGATACTGTGCGCGGCACGAAGACGGATCTCTATATCGGTATGGCGCTCTATCGTGCCGGCAGTTCTTCGAAGTCCGAACCAGAGTGGGTTGAGGGAAATGGTGTTGAGGAAATCAAGCGGCAACTTGATCTCAACAACTCCATACCAGAAGTAAAAGGCAGTATTCTTTTCCGCCAAGGATTTCTGTCTGACCCCAAACTTAAAAGCGTTTCTGCATATCTGAAAAAGACTTGGGGTAAGTGCCGCCCGCAAAAATAG
- a CDS encoding universal stress protein, which translates to MYKNILITTDGSEFAERGLIHGFDTAKAMGSKATVLIVTAPYSLTGLPGGFTDSPAFIERYEEEWNDYADAALARARELANEAGVEIQTLHVVAQHPATSIIETAKELRNDLIVMASHGRRGLKGMLLGSQTYEVVTHSKVPVLVVR; encoded by the coding sequence ATGTATAAGAATATACTGATAACCACCGATGGTTCAGAGTTTGCCGAACGCGGTCTTATTCATGGGTTTGACACCGCAAAAGCAATGGGCAGCAAAGCTACCGTCCTCATAGTAACTGCACCCTATTCGCTTACCGGACTTCCGGGTGGATTTACTGATAGTCCAGCTTTCATCGAACGTTATGAAGAAGAGTGGAACGACTATGCCGACGCGGCTCTCGCGCGCGCCCGCGAATTAGCAAATGAAGCAGGTGTTGAAATTCAAACATTGCACGTCGTAGCCCAGCATCCGGCGACATCAATTATCGAAACCGCCAAAGAACTGCGCAACGATCTGATTGTGATGGCGTCCCACGGTCGCCGTGGCCTCAAGGGCATGTTGCTTGGTAGTCAGACTTATGAAGTCGTGACGCACAGCAAGGTGCCGGTGCTAGTCGTTCGCTAA
- a CDS encoding pyridoxamine 5'-phosphate oxidase family protein, protein MLIKEMSDIDVRNMIQHSEIGRLGYVLDNRPYVVPLGFKFSGGALYSFTTDGQKTEAMRKNSAVCILFDQIVSKTQWRSVVVNGHYREITRDQEKAAIVNMLSNEPTWWEPAYTKTITSGGTQRKLEPVFFRVDIESATGHQTA, encoded by the coding sequence ATGTTAATCAAAGAAATGTCTGACATTGATGTCCGCAATATGATCCAGCATAGCGAGATTGGGCGGCTGGGTTATGTGCTTGATAATCGGCCCTATGTCGTCCCGCTCGGGTTTAAGTTTAGCGGCGGTGCGCTCTATTCGTTCACTACAGACGGTCAGAAAACTGAGGCCATGCGAAAGAACAGCGCTGTCTGTATTTTATTCGATCAGATTGTGTCCAAGACGCAATGGCGCAGCGTTGTCGTGAATGGTCATTATCGCGAAATTACGCGGGATCAGGAAAAGGCCGCCATCGTGAACATGCTCTCAAATGAGCCAACGTGGTGGGAACCTGCCTACACCAAGACGATTACCAGTGGCGGCACACAACGCAAACTGGAGCCAGTTTTCTTCCGCGTTGATATTGAAAGCGCCACTGGGCACCAAACGGCTTAA
- a CDS encoding PhzF family phenazine biosynthesis protein: protein MTEAASTGRYYEVFDVFADKALAGNPLAVVHDCEGLTDARMQAIAREFNLSETVFIFAPENPVHEAAVRIFTPDYELPFAGHPTVGAAVSLARHRRTGDESDRIVTLEEKVGVVRCGVILGENSAFAEFDLPRLPEKIDIKIEKEEAAAAIGLGTHEIGFENHIPAIWSAGTPYLLVPVHNLIAAAKVSIDPVYVSESLPHVGERPLPIYVYCRETILFDSNYHARMFVTGSNVYEDPATGSAAAAFAGMILAKDKPVDGSSQWWIEQGMEMGRPSRIRLELDVSKQVLTGARIGGTAVKIAEGRLFV from the coding sequence ATGACCGAAGCTGCCAGTACCGGCCGGTATTATGAGGTTTTTGATGTTTTTGCCGATAAGGCATTGGCAGGAAACCCGCTGGCTGTCGTTCATGACTGCGAAGGTCTGACCGATGCGCGCATGCAGGCAATCGCACGCGAGTTCAATTTGTCTGAGACAGTATTCATTTTCGCGCCTGAAAATCCAGTGCACGAAGCGGCGGTCCGTATTTTTACACCGGATTATGAGCTGCCTTTTGCCGGACACCCGACTGTTGGTGCTGCCGTATCATTAGCACGACATCGCCGGACAGGTGATGAGTCCGACCGGATTGTTACGCTCGAAGAGAAAGTCGGTGTTGTTCGTTGCGGTGTAATTCTTGGTGAGAATAGTGCCTTTGCCGAATTTGATCTGCCACGCTTGCCAGAAAAGATCGATATTAAAATCGAGAAAGAAGAAGCGGCTGCCGCTATCGGACTTGGAACGCATGAAATCGGTTTTGAAAACCATATCCCTGCGATCTGGAGCGCTGGTACACCCTATCTGCTGGTGCCGGTTCATAATCTGATTGCAGCTGCAAAGGTCTCTATCGACCCCGTCTATGTGAGTGAAAGCCTGCCGCATGTCGGCGAGCGGCCATTGCCGATCTATGTCTATTGTCGTGAGACTATTCTGTTCGATAGCAACTATCATGCACGTATGTTTGTGACCGGATCGAATGTCTATGAAGACCCGGCAACTGGGTCTGCGGCAGCGGCTTTTGCGGGTATGATTCTAGCCAAGGACAAGCCGGTAGACGGAAGTTCACAATGGTGGATTGAGCAGGGCATGGAAATGGGCCGACCATCGCGTATTCGTCTTGAGCTTGATGTATCTAAACAGGTGCTCACCGGCGCGCGTATTGGCGGGACGGCTGTAAAAATTGCTGAAGGGCGATTGTTCGTCTGA
- a CDS encoding NUDIX hydrolase → MQNVKENTVYEIDHVNVQILPGRLDYVQVNEAAIAENWQRERQSNPTLFDGEIYLAPEARLEGRSFTAGFHRTSFATLMYWRKDVQHVRPWHIFGVGVIVSSEGHLIAARMSSHNAVAGRVYFPAGSIDDNDIVDGHADYETNMAREVFEETGLKLSDAKVEAKTHLVMAAGSIALFRRYYFELSTAELLKQIEANLALQVEPELSEIIPVTQAGVMGQATPSYVRAFADWHFDNQQ, encoded by the coding sequence ATGCAGAATGTAAAAGAAAACACGGTTTATGAAATTGACCATGTGAATGTGCAGATTTTGCCGGGGCGGCTCGATTATGTGCAGGTGAACGAGGCAGCCATTGCCGAAAATTGGCAGCGCGAGCGTCAGTCCAACCCGACATTGTTTGATGGTGAAATTTATCTGGCACCTGAAGCAAGGCTTGAAGGCCGTTCATTCACTGCCGGTTTTCATCGTACCAGCTTTGCAACGCTCATGTATTGGCGCAAAGACGTCCAGCACGTGCGACCATGGCACATTTTTGGTGTGGGCGTGATTGTATCATCTGAAGGACACCTTATCGCTGCGCGAATGAGTTCACACAATGCGGTCGCAGGACGTGTTTATTTTCCGGCGGGCTCTATTGATGACAATGATATAGTCGATGGACATGCGGATTATGAAACCAATATGGCGCGTGAAGTCTTTGAGGAAACGGGCCTAAAACTTAGCGATGCCAAGGTAGAAGCAAAGACGCATCTGGTTATGGCTGCAGGGAGCATCGCGCTTTTTCGCCGATATTACTTTGAACTTTCGACGGCTGAATTGTTGAAACAAATTGAGGCCAATCTGGCGTTACAAGTTGAACCGGAGCTTTCGGAAATCATTCCGGTCACACAGGCGGGGGTAATGGGGCAGGCGACGCCGTCTTATGTGCGGGCGTTTGCCGACTGGCATTTTGATAATCAACAGTAA
- a CDS encoding endonuclease/exonuclease/phosphatase family protein: MFTIATFNVENLMRRFDFSGFRNELYQDRSLKLFEISDENQYRLLEQARAVAHADDTRQMTALAIAETRADVLCLQEVDNLAALNAFEYGYLFKMVGQGYRNKYLIDGNDSRGIDVAVMARDTTRDGQRIEVLEVTSHAHVTYKELDLYQPVLAELGLEPHDRIFKRDCLCLDMRIDGKPLTLFVVHLKSMSGSRNGLDGRTASLPVRQAETRAIRHIIEEKFGANNTADKRWLICGDFNDYRERIIIEGDEWNGYQFTPVKEAASALDTLLSDGFAINLVERRPEMDRWTLYHTRGPQERHLCQLDYILASPALADKNGGAIPQIIRRGQPWRTVFPPGQEVDRYPRTGWDRPKASDHCPVAVTLNIV; encoded by the coding sequence ATGTTTACGATAGCCACATTTAATGTTGAAAATCTGATGCGCCGGTTCGATTTTTCCGGTTTTCGTAATGAATTGTATCAGGATCGCTCGCTTAAGCTCTTTGAGATCAGCGATGAAAATCAATATCGTTTGCTTGAGCAGGCGCGGGCGGTTGCGCATGCCGACGACACGCGGCAAATGACTGCTCTGGCTATTGCTGAAACGCGTGCCGACGTGCTTTGCCTGCAGGAGGTCGATAATCTCGCAGCACTTAATGCCTTCGAATATGGCTATCTTTTCAAGATGGTCGGGCAGGGCTATCGCAATAAATATCTGATTGATGGCAATGATAGTCGCGGCATCGACGTTGCCGTTATGGCGCGGGATACGACGCGCGATGGTCAGCGTATTGAAGTGCTTGAAGTCACCAGCCACGCGCATGTGACCTATAAGGAACTCGACCTTTATCAGCCGGTGCTGGCTGAGCTGGGGTTAGAGCCGCATGACCGCATTTTCAAACGCGATTGCCTTTGTCTTGATATGCGTATCGACGGCAAGCCGCTGACATTGTTTGTCGTTCATCTGAAGTCGATGAGTGGTTCGCGTAATGGGCTGGATGGGCGTACTGCGTCATTGCCAGTTCGGCAGGCTGAAACGCGGGCGATACGCCATATCATCGAAGAGAAGTTTGGCGCGAACAATACGGCAGATAAGCGCTGGCTCATTTGCGGCGACTTCAACGATTATCGCGAACGGATCATCATCGAGGGTGATGAGTGGAACGGCTATCAATTCACGCCGGTCAAAGAAGCGGCTAGCGCGCTTGATACCCTGTTGAGCGACGGCTTTGCTATCAATCTTGTGGAACGTCGCCCAGAGATGGATCGTTGGACGCTTTATCATACACGTGGGCCGCAGGAGCGCCATCTTTGCCAGCTTGATTACATCCTCGCATCGCCAGCCCTGGCAGACAAGAACGGCGGGGCGATCCCGCAGATTATCCGCCGTGGTCAGCCATGGCGCACAGTTTTCCCGCCGGGGCAGGAAGTGGATCGCTATCCACGGACTGGATGGGATCGTCCGAAAGCCAGCGACCATTGCCCGGTGGCTGTGACGCTGAACATCGTTTGA
- a CDS encoding BA14K family protein encodes MLGKIGRIAICTGLFAASLIGSAAAVDLNTPYVPSLRPSTPPIAGALPRPYQPQAGSPKCYGAGCRDSGNYISREGIPIYKNGDPLQVRPADRSAVKTLGPSSNHISWCSNHYRSYRASDNTYQPLAGPRTGCNSPFQ; translated from the coding sequence ATGCTTGGAAAGATAGGACGCATTGCGATTTGCACAGGTCTGTTTGCCGCAAGCCTCATCGGCAGCGCGGCGGCTGTTGATTTGAACACGCCATACGTGCCGTCTTTGCGCCCAAGCACGCCGCCTATCGCTGGGGCTTTGCCACGCCCCTATCAGCCACAGGCCGGATCGCCCAAATGCTATGGCGCGGGTTGCCGCGACAGCGGCAATTACATCTCGCGCGAAGGCATCCCTATCTACAAAAATGGCGATCCGCTTCAGGTTCGCCCCGCTGATCGCTCTGCTGTTAAAACTCTCGGCCCAAGCAGCAACCATATTTCATGGTGTTCGAACCACTACCGCAGCTATCGCGCTTCGGATAACACCTATCAGCCGTTGGCAGGGCCGCGCACCGGCTGTAATTCCCCATTCCAATAA
- a CDS encoding PLP-dependent aminotransferase family protein: protein MLDWETVFATRSKRMRASEIRELLKLLERPDIISFAGGIPDPALFPHAEFQSAYQDIFGGPEANAALQYSVSEGYKPLRTWLVSELAKIGIPCTEDNVFITSGSQQALDYLGKLFISPNDTALVTAPTYLGALQAFNAYEPTYDILSLNGNRTPVSYKQHAEDAGGQVKFAYLSADFSNPTGETVDLAGRKKLMSDADELDIPIIEDAAYQYLRYNGEAIAPILSMDIARHDGDIEKTRTIYCGSFSKTLAPGLRVGYVVASQSVIRKLVLMKQAADLHSSTINQIAIHRVASTGFDKQVAKLHGVYKHRRDKMLEALAKYMPEGTDWTKPEGGMFIWVTLPKGMDGAALLAASIESEKVAFVPGKAFFADGTGANTLRLSYSCANDEMIDEGIMRLGRLIRTHSKSEAA, encoded by the coding sequence GTGCTGGACTGGGAAACTGTATTTGCAACGCGCTCGAAGCGTATGCGCGCTTCTGAAATCCGTGAACTTCTGAAATTGCTGGAGCGTCCGGATATTATTTCCTTTGCCGGTGGCATTCCGGATCCGGCGTTGTTCCCACATGCTGAATTTCAGAGCGCTTATCAGGATATTTTTGGTGGTCCTGAAGCCAATGCAGCTCTGCAATATTCGGTATCCGAAGGCTATAAGCCACTGCGTACATGGCTGGTAAGCGAACTCGCTAAGATCGGCATTCCATGCACTGAAGATAACGTCTTCATTACCTCCGGTTCGCAGCAGGCGCTCGATTATCTCGGTAAGCTTTTCATTTCACCTAATGATACGGCGCTTGTGACCGCGCCGACCTATCTTGGCGCTTTGCAGGCATTTAATGCCTATGAGCCGACCTATGACATTCTCTCGCTCAACGGGAATCGCACACCGGTTTCTTATAAGCAGCATGCGGAAGATGCTGGCGGTCAGGTCAAGTTCGCGTATCTCTCGGCAGATTTCAGCAATCCAACTGGCGAAACCGTTGATCTCGCAGGCCGTAAAAAGCTTATGTCCGATGCGGATGAGCTCGATATTCCGATCATTGAGGATGCTGCCTATCAGTATCTGCGTTATAATGGTGAAGCCATTGCGCCGATCCTGTCGATGGATATTGCCCGTCATGATGGTGATATCGAAAAGACCCGCACGATCTATTGTGGCTCCTTCTCAAAGACACTCGCGCCCGGTTTGCGTGTCGGTTACGTCGTTGCTTCGCAGTCGGTTATCCGCAAGCTTGTTCTGATGAAGCAGGCTGCTGATCTTCATTCTTCGACCATCAACCAGATTGCTATTCATCGTGTTGCGTCGACCGGTTTCGATAAACAGGTTGCCAAGCTGCATGGTGTTTACAAGCACCGTCGTGACAAGATGCTGGAAGCGCTGGCCAAGTATATGCCGGAAGGCACAGACTGGACCAAGCCTGAGGGCGGCATGTTCATCTGGGTTACGCTGCCAAAGGGCATGGATGGTGCGGCACTTCTTGCCGCTTCTATTGAAAGCGAGAAGGTTGCATTCGTCCCGGGCAAGGCATTCTTCGCAGATGGCACGGGCGCGAATACGTTACGTCTTAGCTATTCATGTGCCAATGATGAAATGATTGATGAAGGTATCATGCGGCTCGGTCGCTTGATCCGCACGCATTCGAAATCGGAAGCTGCATAA
- the ilvC gene encoding ketol-acid reductoisomerase has protein sequence MRVYYDRDADVNLIKSKKVVIVGYGSQGRAHALNLKDSGAANVRIALREGSATAKKAEADGFEVMNVADAAKWADLLMMATPDELQADIYKDHIQDNIRDGAAIAFAHGLNVHFGLIEPKKTVDVVMIAPKGPGHTVRGEYQKGGGVPCLIAIHQDASGNAHDLALSYASGVGGGRSGVIETTFKEECETDLFGEQAVLCGGVVELIRTGFEVLVEAGYAPEMAYFECLHEMKLIVDLIYEGGIANMNYSISNTAEWGEYVTGPRIITAETKEEMKRVLKDIQTGKFTSDWMQEYRAGAARFKGIRRNNDSHQIEEVGEKLRGMMPWIAANKLVDKARN, from the coding sequence ATGCGCGTTTATTACGATCGCGATGCAGACGTCAACCTGATCAAGTCGAAGAAGGTTGTGATTGTCGGTTACGGTAGCCAGGGTCGCGCTCATGCGCTGAACCTCAAGGATTCCGGCGCTGCCAATGTGCGCATCGCTCTTCGTGAAGGTTCGGCAACTGCAAAGAAGGCAGAAGCTGATGGCTTCGAAGTGATGAATGTTGCTGACGCTGCCAAGTGGGCCGACCTGCTGATGATGGCAACCCCTGATGAACTTCAGGCTGACATCTACAAGGATCACATTCAGGACAACATCCGTGACGGCGCAGCAATTGCTTTTGCGCACGGCCTCAATGTTCATTTTGGCCTTATTGAGCCAAAGAAGACCGTTGACGTTGTCATGATCGCACCAAAGGGCCCAGGCCACACCGTTCGCGGCGAATACCAGAAGGGCGGCGGCGTTCCTTGCCTTATCGCTATCCATCAGGATGCTTCGGGCAACGCACATGACCTCGCTCTGTCCTACGCTTCGGGCGTTGGCGGCGGCCGTTCGGGCGTCATCGAAACCACCTTTAAGGAAGAGTGCGAAACCGATCTGTTCGGTGAGCAGGCTGTTCTTTGCGGCGGCGTTGTTGAACTCATCCGTACAGGTTTTGAAGTTCTGGTCGAAGCTGGTTACGCACCAGAAATGGCTTACTTCGAGTGCTTGCACGAAATGAAGCTCATCGTAGACCTCATCTACGAAGGCGGCATTGCCAACATGAACTACTCGATCTCCAACACTGCTGAGTGGGGCGAATACGTCACTGGTCCACGCATCATCACGGCAGAAACCAAGGAAGAAATGAAGCGCGTTCTGAAAGACATTCAGACCGGTAAGTTCACTTCCGATTGGATGCAGGAATACCGTGCAGGTGCAGCGCGCTTCAAGGGTATCCGTCGCAACAACGACAGCCACCAGATCGAAGAAGTTGGCGAAAAGCTCCGCGGCATGATGCCATGGATCGCAGCGAACAAGCTCGTCGACAAGGCACGCAACTAA
- a CDS encoding TetR/AcrR family transcriptional regulator translates to MTDKSEELQAQKQPSFSPRQNEVLEQALRLLVEGGDRALTTASIARAANCSKESLYKWFGDRDGLLTAMVRWQASKVRVVPVAREKLDAESLFSSLEHFARDWLLVLSGRTSVALNRLAVSHSASGKSALGDIVLSNGPVAMAKRLKPILEMGQEAKLLAFDDIDEAFRAFFGLVVRDMQIRLLLGDRQELTDAEVIRDARRATKQFFALYGA, encoded by the coding sequence GTGACTGATAAAAGCGAAGAATTGCAGGCTCAGAAACAGCCGTCTTTCTCGCCGCGTCAGAACGAAGTTCTGGAGCAGGCGTTGCGCCTTCTTGTTGAAGGCGGAGATCGCGCTTTGACAACGGCAAGCATTGCGCGCGCTGCCAATTGCTCCAAGGAAAGCCTCTATAAATGGTTTGGTGATCGCGATGGTTTGCTGACTGCGATGGTCCGTTGGCAGGCATCGAAGGTTCGCGTTGTTCCTGTGGCGCGCGAGAAGCTGGATGCTGAATCGCTTTTCTCCAGCCTTGAACATTTTGCTCGTGACTGGTTGCTGGTTTTGTCGGGGCGCACATCCGTTGCGCTGAACCGTCTGGCCGTCAGTCACTCTGCCTCTGGTAAGTCGGCATTGGGTGACATCGTTCTCTCAAATGGTCCGGTTGCCATGGCCAAGCGTCTTAAGCCGATCCTTGAAATGGGACAGGAAGCAAAGCTTCTGGCTTTTGACGATATTGATGAAGCTTTTCGCGCGTTTTTCGGGCTTGTCGTCCGGGATATGCAGATCCGGTTGCTGCTTGGCGACCGGCAGGAACTAACTGACGCGGAGGTTATCCGGGACGCCCGGCGCGCCACCAAGCAGTTTTTCGCTCTTTATGGAGCTTAA
- a CDS encoding potassium transporter Kup codes for MKMLVLGALGVVYGDIGTSPIYAFREALHAATSDGFLSRSDILGVVSLIFWALLLVVTIKYVLFVLRADNNGEGGILSLMALVRAALKGRPDVILAAGICGAALFFGDAVITPAISVLSAVEGVQIVAPHMTPFVVPITVVILVVLFSIQKYGTGKVAIVFGPIMAVWFLALGASGLWHIFDDPTVMAALNPYYALRFLVVSPGVAFITVGAVFLAMTGAEALYADLGHFGRKPIVRAWLWIVFPCLLLNYFGQAAFVLSHGEAAALPFFEMMPEFALWPMVLLATAATVIASQAVISGAFSVARQAVQLNILPRLEIQHTSEKLHGQIYIPRVNLLLGLTVIILVLGFEKSNNLASAYGIAVTGNMLVTTGLLYFVMTRIWNWRVSRALPIIVGFLIVDLLFFSANIIKVHDGGWASILFAAILVIIMWTWVRGTRHLFQKTRKAEVPLDLIVEQMNKRPPTIVPGTAVFLTGDPKSAPTALMHSLKHYKVLHHNNVILTVVTASKPWVSSADRVRVSQYNERFMQVTLTFGYMQQPNIPRALGLCRRLGWKFDIMTTSFFLSRRWLKASAHSGMPLWQDKLFILLARTASDATEYFQIPTGRVVEIGTQVNI; via the coding sequence ATGAAAATGCTCGTGCTTGGGGCATTGGGCGTTGTTTACGGTGATATTGGAACCAGCCCGATTTATGCGTTCCGCGAAGCATTGCACGCCGCGACATCGGACGGTTTTCTGTCACGAAGTGATATTCTTGGCGTCGTTTCCTTGATTTTCTGGGCGCTTCTGCTCGTTGTAACCATCAAATATGTGCTCTTCGTGCTGCGCGCCGACAATAATGGCGAAGGCGGTATTCTCTCTCTGATGGCTTTGGTACGGGCTGCCTTGAAAGGGCGGCCTGATGTCATTTTGGCAGCCGGCATCTGTGGTGCAGCGCTGTTTTTTGGCGATGCGGTGATTACACCTGCGATTTCTGTGCTGTCAGCTGTGGAGGGTGTGCAGATCGTTGCGCCCCACATGACGCCCTTTGTTGTGCCGATTACGGTGGTGATCCTTGTCGTTCTGTTTTCGATTCAGAAATATGGAACGGGCAAGGTCGCGATTGTTTTTGGGCCGATTATGGCCGTGTGGTTCTTGGCGCTTGGCGCTTCGGGGCTTTGGCATATCTTTGATGACCCGACCGTTATGGCGGCCCTCAATCCTTACTATGCTTTACGGTTTCTAGTGGTTAGTCCCGGCGTTGCCTTCATCACGGTTGGTGCAGTTTTTCTTGCGATGACGGGCGCTGAGGCGCTTTACGCTGATCTTGGCCATTTTGGACGCAAACCCATTGTTCGTGCATGGCTTTGGATCGTGTTTCCATGCCTGTTGCTTAACTATTTCGGGCAGGCGGCATTCGTGCTTTCGCATGGCGAAGCAGCGGCTCTGCCATTCTTCGAGATGATGCCGGAATTCGCGCTTTGGCCGATGGTGTTGCTTGCAACTGCTGCAACAGTGATTGCAAGTCAGGCGGTTATCAGTGGTGCGTTTTCAGTGGCACGTCAGGCCGTGCAGCTCAATATTCTGCCGCGCTTAGAAATTCAGCACACATCGGAAAAGCTGCATGGGCAGATTTATATTCCGCGCGTCAATCTTCTGCTTGGTCTGACTGTCATCATACTGGTGCTTGGCTTCGAGAAGTCGAACAATCTGGCTTCCGCGTACGGTATTGCTGTGACGGGCAATATGCTGGTCACGACCGGGCTCCTTTATTTCGTCATGACGCGTATCTGGAACTGGCGCGTCAGCCGCGCACTACCAATTATTGTCGGCTTCCTAATTGTTGACCTTCTGTTTTTCAGTGCCAACATCATTAAGGTGCATGATGGCGGGTGGGCATCTATCCTGTTTGCTGCCATTCTTGTGATCATTATGTGGACATGGGTACGTGGCACGCGCCACTTGTTCCAGAAAACACGCAAGGCCGAAGTGCCGCTTGATCTGATTGTCGAGCAGATGAACAAGCGTCCGCCTACGATTGTGCCCGGCACAGCTGTGTTCCTGACCGGCGATCCCAAGAGTGCTCCTACTGCGCTGATGCACAGTCTCAAGCACTACAAAGTCCTGCATCATAACAATGTGATTTTGACTGTAGTTACGGCATCTAAGCCCTGGGTTTCGAGTGCTGACCGTGTGCGTGTTTCGCAATATAATGAGCGTTTCATGCAGGTGACGTTGACGTTTGGCTATATGCAGCAGCCCAATATCCCGCGAGCCTTGGGGCTTTGCCGCAGGCTTGGCTGGAAGTTTGATATTATGACGACGTCATTCTTCCTGTCGCGTCGCTGGCTGAAAGCATCGGCGCATTCAGGCATGCCGCTCTGGCAGGATAAGCTGTTTATCCTGCTTGCGCGCACGGCATCCGATGCGACGGAATATTTCCAGATTCCAACAGGTCGTGTTGTGGAAATTGGAACGCAGGTGAATATCTGA